GGCCGTGCGGGCCTGGGCGCGGCGGTAGCGGTACTCGTACCCGGGCGAGGAGTACGGCCGCGAGAAGCTCGTTGATTGGGAGTAGTAGCCGCGCGACTGGTGACCCCGATGGCGGCCCCAAGCCTGGCTCTCTGACGGCGTCAGGGCGAAAGAGGCGACAACGGCGGTGAGCATGAGGACGCGGCAGGTGCGGGAGGTCATGAAGGATGGCCTTTCACGGAGAGGAGAGCGGCGGGCAGCGGCGCCCGACTGGGACATCTTCAGTCTCATCAGGTGGGCCGTCAGGGTCAACCTTGCGGATTGGGCTTGCGGTCCGGTCGTAGCGGTTACAAGGCGGCCGCTGCGGAAGTATGTGCGAGATTGGGGGTAACCCGGTTTATCCTGCTGCGGTGATACGCCATGTCCGCGGCCGGCGGGGGTGGGCTTTCGGTTAACACTTGAAGAAGACGACAGAGGTCGTGGGTGATTTCGGAACACCGAGCCGGGGTCGCTTGCTGGGGCGGGGACAGGGTCGAGCACGCCTGCAATGGACGCAGGGCGGCGGCCCGCAGCGATTGCGCCACGCCAGTTGGAGCGGGCGGAAGTAACCAACGGATTGGAGGGTGGATACGTGTTGAGTGATCCTACTGCACGCCGGCTCTTGGGCCGGCTACTGATGGCGGCGGCGGTTGCCGGGCTGGCCGGTCCCCGGCCTGCTGACGCGGCGGGCGCCGCGGATCCTGCGGAGTTGGCTCGCGAGATCGCCGCGCTCAAGCAGCGGCTGGAGAGCCTGGAGAACGGCGAGTTGCTGCTGGCCAACCACAACTCCGGCCCGGCCGCCTGCGAAGATCTTGGCTGCTCCGCCGGGTGTGACGGTGGGTGCGGTGATCTCTGTGGGGACGGCTGCGGCGACCTTTGCGGCGACGCACTCTACGGGGGCTGCTGCGACTGCTCCGAGTGCGCCGGCTACGACGATGGCTACTACGTGCGGACGCGCGACGGCGCCTTCTCCGTGCGGCTCAACGGCGCCCTGCAGACCGGCTACTTCGGCAACTGGCGTCACGACCCGCCCGCCGGCGAGGACCCGTTTGAGGGCGGGTTCGTCATGCGTCGCAGCACGCTGGTAGTGTCGGGCACGGCCTTCAGCCCCAGCCTCAACTACTTCGTGGTGCTGCAGCCGATTAACTCGGGCGGCAGCGATCAGCTGGAGGAGGCGAAGGTCTACTACGGGTTTGAGAACGGCGCGCTGATCCAGGTCGGCCGGTTCCGGGACCCGTCGTTCCTCAGGGAGCTCGACGTGCCGCTGACCAACATCCTGGGGGTCGACCGGTCGTACGTGCACACGATCTTCAGCACCGGCATCCTCGAGGGCATCGCGCTCAACCAGCAGACCGACATGCTGCGGACCTTCTTCATCGTCCATGATGGCCGGGGGTCGGGCGGCCCGGGACGGGGCGCCGACTTCACCACCGACAACTCCGACATCGCGTTGTCCGGCTCGGTCGACATCAAGCTGTTCGGCGAGTGGGCGCAGTACGGCGATTTCACGTCGTGGTGCGACGAGGAGTGGGCCATGTTCATCGGCGCCGGCGCCTACTGGGAACGAGGGGAGACCGGCGACGATGTCCCCGCCAACAACCTGGAGAACCTCACCGGCTGGACGATCGACTGGACGCTGGAGGGGCACGGCGTTAACGCGTTCGTCTCGGCGGTCGGCCGGCACGGCGACAACCCTACCCAGCCGCTGGACCAGTTCGGCTTCCTTGCCCAGGGCGGCGTGCACGTCGTCCCCGACGCGTTCGAGCTGTTCACCCGGTACGAGTACATCGACTTCGATGGCCTGACCGACGTGGGCGGCGCCGCGGTCCCGGTGAGCGACAGCTCGCTGTCGATGCTGAGCGTCGGCTTCAACCGGTACTACCACCGCCAGGGCGCCAAGATCACCTGCGAGGTGATGCACGCGTTCGACACGGTGCCGGTCGCCGATCCGTTTATCGGCTGGCTGGCCGACTCGCCGGGCCAGGACGGCCAGACCGTATTCCGTTCGCAGCTGCAACTTGCTTTCTAGCCGCAACGCCCTGGGGGATGCGCCGCCGGCTTGCCGGGCGTAAACGCAGAAGGCTCCGCCGTGGGTGGCGGAGCCTTCGTGCGTTAGCCGGTTCTGGGTTCGACCCGGGCCGTGGTCAGCCACCTGAGGCCAGCTTGTCCTCCTCCTCCGGGAGCGGCTGGTACTCGGGGATCTCAACCTTCGGCGTCGAGCCGGTAAGCGCCTTGAGGAAGGCCACCAGGTCGGACTTCTGGGACTCCGTCAGGTTGAGCGGCTTGACTAGGTCGGACTTGCCGGGCTTGTCGCCGCCTCCCTTGTTGTAGAACTCGACTACCTCCTCGAGCGTGGCGAGCGAGCCGTCGTGCATGTAGGGCGCCGTCTGGGCGATGTTCCGCAGGGTGGGCGTCTTGAAGGCGCCGCGGTCCTTCTCGTCTTTGGTGACCTCAAAGCGGCCGAGGTCCTCGGCCAGCGGGCCCTCCTGCGCGACCCCCAGGTTGTGGAACTTGTTGTCGGTGAAGTTCTTCCCGCTGTGGCACGCGGTGCAGGAAGCCTTGGTGACGTAGACAATCAGGCCCCGCTTCTCCTGGTCCGTGAGGGCCGACGCGTCGCCGCCGACATACTCGTCGAACTTCGAGTCCCGGCTGACAACGGTCCGCTCGAAGGCGGCGATCGCGCGTCCAATGTTCTCGAGCGTCGCGGCCTCGCCGAATACCTCTTCGAACTTGCCCTTGTACTCAGGCGCCAGCTTCACGCGGCGGGTGACTTCTTCGGGGCTGGGCATGTTCATTTCGGCGCCCGACATGATCGGGCCGGTGGCCTGCTCTTCAAGCCCGTGGGCGCGACCGTCCCAGAACTGCGGTCCGTTGAAGGCCGTGTTGATCACGGTTGGGGAGTGGCGCCCCAGCTCTAGTCCCCCGAAGCCCAGCGAGCGGGGCCGCGGGTCGGCCCAGCCGTGGTCCGGGTGATGGCAGGTGGCGCAGCTCATCGAGTTGTCCATCGACAGGCGGTTGTCGAAGTACAGGTGACGCCCCAAGTCGATCTTCTCGGGAGTGAGCGGGTTGTCGGCGGCGACGGGAGTCTCTGGCAGCAGGCCGAGCTCGCCGGGCAGCCACGACGACGCCATGCCGTCGAGGTCCTGGATCGAGATGCCCAGGTCCTCGTGCTCGGCGGCCAGCGGTGGCTCGTTGGCGGGCAGGGTCGCCGCGGTCAGCGCGGCGACGCAGATGGTTAGCGACGCGATTCGTGAGTTGTAGGTCACGGTGTTCCCCTTTAGAGAGTAGTTGAGACCGTCCGCCCCGTGGCGGCGGCTCGGGGTCAGGAGTTGTCTTCCAGCGTGATGTCGCACTCCGCGACCCCGCCGGTTACTGTCACTGATGACACCTCGGTCACGCCCAACGCGGGGTTCCACGCCTTAACCGTGTATTCGCCGTCGGGCAGGTCGGCAACCTTGTAGCCCTTGCCGACCTCGGTCTCGGCGTAGTGGCCGCTGGGGGTCACGATGATTACCGCGTGCATGTGCCGGTGGATTGAGCAGAACAGGTCGATGACGCCGGCCTTCTCGAAGGTCACCGAGCGGCTCTGCCCGGTGGGGTAGATGCCGAGCTTGAACTGCTTGGTCGGCGACATCGAGAACACGTTGTGCGCGACGTTGTCGTCGTTGGGCATGTCGATCGTCTGGCCCTCGGTCACGATCAGCAGCTGCGGGACAAACTGGATCCCCTTCTGGCTGACCACTGCGTTGGCGGGCGGTGTGGCCGGCGCGGGGGCGCCCTCCACCCAGACCACCACGCGGCTGTTCTCGCCGTCTTGTGCGGGGCCCGCTACGGTTCCGGTGATCTCGCCGGAAACCGCAGTCGCTGCGGGCACTACCACGGCGAGGGCACAGAGGCAGATTAGTCGAGGCAGATTGACGGTGGTCGTGCGGTGCATAGCGATGATGGGGGCAGGCGCCTGGAGTTGGGGGAGAATCATCTAATTGGGCTATTCGCGGTGGGCCTTGTGGCACGCGCCGCAGTTGACGGCTTTGCGGAGTCGCTTGGCGTAGCCCTCCTTGTCGTCGACCGCGTCTTCCGCGGCGGCGACCAACGCTTTGACGCGTTTGTCCCAGTCCGCCTGATGGCCGATGCTTGGCGAAGTTCCCTCGAGCCGTTGGAAGAGCTCCAGGAGCTCACGCCGGCCCTCGACAGGCTCCTCGCCTTTGGCGACGCGCTTCGCGAGCCCGGAGGTCATCCCCTCCTGCATCACCTCGGCGATCACTTCGTCGGAAGACGGGTCCGCGGCGGCGTTGGATGGGCCGGCCGGCGCCTTAGCCGATGGGGGCGCGGCGAGCAGCAGCGAGAGTCCCAACAGCAGACTGGAAACAAGCGGGTAGTGGATCACGTTGCGGTAGCCTCTTGGTTACGGCTCTGGTTGGTGTCGGAATCGGCGTCGGCGGAGTCGACCTGCCCGGCCGATCCGGCGTGCATCTTGTTGAGCAGGCAGTTGGTTTCGTCGGCGACCCGGCGGAGCGATTCGCTAGTCCGTTCAGCCAGGCTCGAGCAGTTGGTGATGCCGGCCTGGGTTTCGTTGATCATCGCGGAGATCTCGCGGGTCGCTTTCTGCGACCGTTCGGACAGGCGGGTCATCTCCTTGGCCACGGCGGAGAAGCCTGCGCCGAGCTCGCCGACTTGGGTAGCCTCGATGCCCGCGTTCAGTGAGACGATCCGCGCCTCGGCCGACAACTCGGACATGATGTCGACCACGCGGTCGATCTCGCTGGACATCTTGTGGGCGGCCATCAGCGAGCTGGACGACTCTTCCATCCGGCTCAGCAGCTCGTTCATCCGCTGCTCCACGACCGCGGCCACCTGACGCTGCTCTTCCGCCAGCTCCTGCTCGCGCTGCTGCTGGTGCTGGGCTTGTTGGGCCCGCTGCTCGGCGGCCTGCAGTTGCTGCTGACGCAACGCTTCTTGCTGCCGCTTCTCCGTCTCGGTCTGGGCATCACGCTGGCGCTGCAGCTCTCTCTCCTGCTCCGCCTTGTGTTCGATCGCCGCCAGCCGCTCGGCCTCAAGCTGCTTCTCGCGTTCCGACGCAAGCCGCACCTCCTCCAGCGTGTGCGACAGGGCTTCAATCGCGGAGTTGGCGGCCCGGGCGATGCGGCCGAACTCGTCATCGCCCTTGAACGCCAGCCGCTGCGTGTAGTCGCCATCGGCGACCCGTTCGAGCAGTCCGACGGTGGCCTTCACGCGTCGGCTGACCCCTCGCACGATGAGTACTATCAGCAGCCCGCCGCCGAACACCGTGAGCGCCACCAGCACCGCCAGGGCGCCGTACATCTGATCCCGCGACGCGTACAGCTCCTTGCGCGGCAGCAGTGAGATCAGCGAAAGGCGTGCGTCGCTCGTTGCGATCGGGAAGGTGAGCTCGTGGGACTGGGCGTTCAGTTGCCCGGACTCTGGCAGCCGCAGCGTAGACCGCTGAGCCCGGCCGGCGGTCGACTCAACTAGCGTGGCGCCGGTCTCCGCCCGGTCGGCCTCAGGTGATTCTTCGGCGAATCTGTCCGCCAACCACAGGGCGAAGGTCTCGCCGTCCGCCTCGGGCAGCGTAGAGGCAATGAGCTCATCGCCGTAAACGACCGCCATGTCCCGCAGCGTGAGGGCTTTGAGCTCGCCGGCGAAGGCGCTGGTCACGGCGTAGCCGGCCAGCATGCAACCCTTTGACGCGCCCGCCACCTCGATCGGGTAGGCGCACGTGACGTGCGGCGTGCCGTCAATGTCCCACACGCCCACGACGGCTTCGCCGTCGATGGCGTGGGTGACCAGCGGGTTGTCGGTCAGGTCGTCACCCTCGGCGAACGCGTCGTCCGTGCGGGCCAGCAGCACGCCCTTCTTGTTGGCGTAGAGCACCACGTCCGCCTCGAGCACCATCTGGAGTTCGGTGACCGAGTGGAGCAGGGTGGCGTGGTCGATGCCGCGCATGGTCAGCAGCGACTTTGTTTCGGGCGAGTCGACCAGTGACTCGAGGCCGGTCGCCAGCCTCCGCTGACGGCTGCGGAAATACTCGCTGCTCACCTGGGCGGTGCGCTGGTAGTCGCGGCGCTGGTCCGCCTCGACCGCGCGGTTGGCGATCACGCCCACCAGGGCGACCGTGGCGGCGCTCATCAGCAGGATCACCAGCAGCAGCGAGGCAATCAGCCGCTGCCCTATCGACTTTTGGATGCGGATTTTGATCATGGCCGGCAACCGTAGCTTCGACGATTTGGCGCAGTCGGCGCATTTTTCGGAAACTACGATTAACGAACCGTCAGGAGGCTGGGAGCTGCGCGATCCGTTGCGACCGCTACCGCTGCCAGACGGTCGCTGCAAACAAAGGTCGGCCTTGCGCACCGTGGCGTCAGAAGTGGACATCCAAACGGGGGGCAGCGGCGGCGTTCGGAGGGGACGTGGTGCGAACTACCGCAAGTGTTAACTGCCGAGAGCCACGCAGGCGGGCCAATGCGTCGTCGCATCTCAGGTGGGCTTTGCGGTCGAAACAGGCCGCCTGTCGTGGTCCAATAAGAGTCCAGGCCGCGCCGAGCACGGCGACCGCAGTCAGATACATCGGGCGTTCGATTTCGCCCGTCTCGCAGCTCCCGCGAATGAACCGACTCCACATCATCGGCCGGAAGAATCACGGCAAGACAACGCTAGTGGTCGAGTTGATCGACCAACTCACCCGGCGTGGTCTGCGGGTTGGCTCGATCAAGCACACGCACCACCGCCACGAATTGGATGTCCCCGGCAAGGATTCGCACCGGCACCGCACCGCCGGCGCGGCGGTGGTGGGGGTGTTGTCCAAGGGCCTCAGCGCGGTGTACCTGCCCAAGGTCGGCACGGATAGCGACGCCGATCCCTACGCGGCGCTGGCGGCGAGCTTCGCCGGTTGCGACTTGGTGCTCGTCGAGGGGGATTCTAAGACCACGGCGCCCAAGATCGAGGTCTGGCGGTCGGCGGTCGGCAGCCCGCCGCTGGCGGCGGAGGACCAACAGATCCTGGCGATCGTTACCGACGATACGACTCCACTTGACGCCCAAACTCTTCCGCGGAGCGATACGAAGCCACTAGTCGAGTGGGTGGTTGAGCATTTTGTCGACTCTGGACGCAGATAGGCGGAGAATTCGAATAAGCGCCGCTATTCAGGGAAGCCCCCCAAGTGGGCGCCATACGACGACAGGGCGCGGTACAATCTGGGGACGTCGCCCGCTCATCGACGACATTCCGCGTGGCTGCTTCCGAGCCGGCGGGGCAGGGCACTTCAACTCGTCGGACGCTCAGTCAAAGGGAACGGATTTGCTTCGTCTTGCAGTCTACCTAGCGCTAGTCGGCGTTGCGTTTCCGGCCGCGGCGGACGTGAACTTCAGCCGCGACATCCGTCCGCTGCTGTCTCAGAAGTGCTTCCACTGCCACGGGCCCGACGAGGGCGACCGTCAGGTTGGGCTGCGGCTGGACGCCGCCGACGGCGAAGAGGGCGCCTACCGCGAGCTGGCAGGGGTTTCCGCGATCCTGCCCGGTGACCCCGAGGCGAGCGAGGTATGGCGCCGTATCGCGTCGACCGACAAGAGCGAACGGATGCCGCCTTTGGACTCGCACCTGGACCCCCTCACCGTTGAGCAGCAAGAGCTAGTCCGCCGGTGGATCGAGGAGGGCGCCAACTACGAGCGGTTCTGGTCCTTCACCCCTCCCAAACGCGTTGGCCCCAAATCGCCGGTCGACAACGACTGGAGCGGAAAGACGATCGACCGGTTCGTGCTGGACCGGCTCGATGAAGAGGGGCTGAGTCCGAACGAGAGGGCCGACAAGCGGACGCTGATCCGCCGCGTGACGCTCGACCTGACCGGCCTGCCGCCGACGCTGAGTGAGATCCAAGAGTTTGTCGCCGACCAGCGGCCCGACGCCTACGACCGGCTGGTCGACCGCCTGCTGGCGAGCCCCCACTACGGCGAGCACATGGCGCGGTACTGGCTCGACCTGGTCCGCTTCGCCGACACCAACGGCCGGCACCACGACCACTACCGAGAGATGACGCCCTACCGCGACTGGGTGATCCGGGCGTTCAACGACAACCTGCCGTTTGACGACTTCACCCGCTACCAGATCGCCGGCGATCTGCTCGATGGAGCAGACGGCGACGGGCCGAGCACCGACCAGCTCATCGCCTCGGGCTTCAACCGGCTGCACTTGATCATCGACGTCGGCACGGCCCTCCCGGAGGAGAGCTTCTTCAACAACGTCGTCGATCGGGTGTCGGCGGTCGGCACGGCGTTCATGGGGCTTACGCTGCAGTGCGCGTCGTGTCACGACCACAAGTACGACCCAATCAAGCAGAAGGACTTTTATCAGCTCTACGCGTTCTTCAACAACTTCGACGGCGCGCCGGAGACCGGCGGCCGAGGCACCGAGGACTTCGCCCGCGGGCTGCAGCCGCCGTACCTCGAACTGCCCACG
This genomic interval from Posidoniimonas corsicana contains the following:
- a CDS encoding cytochrome-c peroxidase, translated to MTYNSRIASLTICVAALTAATLPANEPPLAAEHEDLGISIQDLDGMASSWLPGELGLLPETPVAADNPLTPEKIDLGRHLYFDNRLSMDNSMSCATCHHPDHGWADPRPRSLGFGGLELGRHSPTVINTAFNGPQFWDGRAHGLEEQATGPIMSGAEMNMPSPEEVTRRVKLAPEYKGKFEEVFGEAATLENIGRAIAAFERTVVSRDSKFDEYVGGDASALTDQEKRGLIVYVTKASCTACHSGKNFTDNKFHNLGVAQEGPLAEDLGRFEVTKDEKDRGAFKTPTLRNIAQTAPYMHDGSLATLEEVVEFYNKGGGDKPGKSDLVKPLNLTESQKSDLVAFLKALTGSTPKVEIPEYQPLPEEEDKLASGG
- a CDS encoding cupredoxin domain-containing protein translates to MILPQLQAPAPIIAMHRTTTVNLPRLICLCALAVVVPAATAVSGEITGTVAGPAQDGENSRVVVWVEGAPAPATPPANAVVSQKGIQFVPQLLIVTEGQTIDMPNDDNVAHNVFSMSPTKQFKLGIYPTGQSRSVTFEKAGVIDLFCSIHRHMHAVIIVTPSGHYAETEVGKGYKVADLPDGEYTVKAWNPALGVTEVSSVTVTGGVAECDITLEDNS
- a CDS encoding methyl-accepting chemotaxis protein; the encoded protein is MIKIRIQKSIGQRLIASLLLVILLMSAATVALVGVIANRAVEADQRRDYQRTAQVSSEYFRSRQRRLATGLESLVDSPETKSLLTMRGIDHATLLHSVTELQMVLEADVVLYANKKGVLLARTDDAFAEGDDLTDNPLVTHAIDGEAVVGVWDIDGTPHVTCAYPIEVAGASKGCMLAGYAVTSAFAGELKALTLRDMAVVYGDELIASTLPEADGETFALWLADRFAEESPEADRAETGATLVESTAGRAQRSTLRLPESGQLNAQSHELTFPIATSDARLSLISLLPRKELYASRDQMYGALAVLVALTVFGGGLLIVLIVRGVSRRVKATVGLLERVADGDYTQRLAFKGDDEFGRIARAANSAIEALSHTLEEVRLASEREKQLEAERLAAIEHKAEQERELQRQRDAQTETEKRQQEALRQQQLQAAEQRAQQAQHQQQREQELAEEQRQVAAVVEQRMNELLSRMEESSSSLMAAHKMSSEIDRVVDIMSELSAEARIVSLNAGIEATQVGELGAGFSAVAKEMTRLSERSQKATREISAMINETQAGITNCSSLAERTSESLRRVADETNCLLNKMHAGSAGQVDSADADSDTNQSRNQEATAT
- the mobB gene encoding molybdopterin-guanine dinucleotide biosynthesis protein B, whose protein sequence is MNRLHIIGRKNHGKTTLVVELIDQLTRRGLRVGSIKHTHHRHELDVPGKDSHRHRTAGAAVVGVLSKGLSAVYLPKVGTDSDADPYAALAASFAGCDLVLVEGDSKTTAPKIEVWRSAVGSPPLAAEDQQILAIVTDDTTPLDAQTLPRSDTKPLVEWVVEHFVDSGRR